In Heterodontus francisci isolate sHetFra1 chromosome 46, sHetFra1.hap1, whole genome shotgun sequence, a single window of DNA contains:
- the hapln2 gene encoding hyaluronan and proteoglycan link protein 2, with amino-acid sequence MKTIDSLIFFHVLSLALATPYYYRSHGLRGDEEFRYHIRGDQAMLGNIKYLENSGPRVVKTYRGANVTLPCRLRIVPREYRVKWVKLGWSPKENIVLIANSHQHKGYGGFMGRAFLRRMDKYDVSLRLLDVRLEDSGKYKCEVINGVDDDSANIELQLDGVVFPYQSSQGRYRFNYYQAVRVCQEQDARLATFQQLFQEWRRGLDWCNAGWLEDATVHYPITMPREPCGGRALPPGIRSYGPRDKQRDKYDAFCFTSAIKGYVYFRRNPLKFDYVGASKACRSEGATIAKVGQLYAAWKFSRLHRCDPGWLADGSIRYPIVSPRQQCGGTEPGVRTHSFPSLSQREYGVYCYKPR; translated from the exons ATGAAGACAATCGACTCCCTGATCTTTTTTCATGTCCTGTCCCTGGCTCTGGCCACCCCATATTACTACAGATCCCACGGTCTTCGCGGTGACGAGGAGTTCAGGTACCACATTCGAGGCGATCAAG CCATGCTGGGTAATATCAAGTATCTGGAGAACTCAGGTCCGAGGGTTGTCAAGACGTACAGAGGCGCCAATGTCACCCTGCCCTGCCGTCTCCGAATTGTGCCCAGGGAGTACCGGGTGAAATGGGTCAAGTTGGGCTGGTCCCCCAAGGAGAACATAGTGCTGATCGCCAACAGTCACCAGCACAAAGGTTACGGAGGTTTCATGGGCCGAGCATTTCTGCGGAGAATGGACAAGTACGATGTGTCCCTGCGCTTGCTGGATGTCAGATTGGAGGATTCGGGTAAATACAAGTGTGAGGTCATTAACGGTGTGGACGATGACAGTGCCAACATTGAGCTTCAGCTGGACG GTGTGGTGTTCCCATACCAAAGCAGCCAGGGCCGCTACCGGTTCAACTATTACCAGGCCGTGCGGGTGTGCCAGGAGCAGGACGCCAGACTGGCGACATTCCAGCAGCTGTTTCAAG AGTGGCGCCGAGGTCTGGACTGGTGCAACGCCGGCTGGCTCGAGGACGCGACAGTTCACTACCCGATCACCATGCCACGGGAGCCGTGCGGAGGGAGGGCCCTCCCGCCGGGGATCAGGAGCTACGGCCCCCGGGACAAACAGCGGGACAAATACGACGCCTTCTGTTTCACCTCCGCCATCAAAG GATATGTCTACTTCCGGCGGAATCCTCTGAAGTTTGATTATGTCGGTGCTTCAAAGGCCTGTCGGAGCGAAGGAGCCACTATCGCCAAAGTCGGACAACTGTATGCCGCGTGGAAGTTCTCTCGTCTCCACCGCTGTGATCCCGGCTGGCTGGCAGACGGGAGCATCCGGTATCCCATCGTCTCCCCGCGGCAGCAGTGCGGCGGCACGGAGCCAGGAGTGCGCACGCACAGCTTCCCGAGCCTGTCCCAGCGCGAGTACGGCGTCTACTGCTACAAGCCGCGGTAA